One genomic window of Acidimicrobiia bacterium includes the following:
- a CDS encoding response regulator, producing MQTRTVLVVEDADATRRLLEVALMIDGFDVIQHTDGASGLEAARSLLPDVIVLDVALPEMDGWEVLGHLRMDPKTREIPVVVVTAHDTAETRSKANFATADAFVGKPFDLNQLRAVVADLVERRNSQTAPVG from the coding sequence ATGCAAACGAGAACAGTGCTGGTTGTCGAGGATGCCGATGCCACGCGCCGCCTTCTCGAAGTCGCCCTCATGATCGATGGCTTTGATGTGATTCAGCACACGGACGGAGCGTCGGGACTCGAGGCAGCCAGAAGTCTGCTGCCCGACGTAATCGTCCTTGACGTCGCTCTACCGGAGATGGACGGTTGGGAGGTGCTCGGCCATCTGCGGATGGACCCCAAGACGAGGGAGATTCCGGTCGTAGTGGTTACCGCGCATGACACCGCCGAGACGAGATCGAAAGCGAATTTCGCCACCGCCGATGCGTTTGTCGGAAAGCCCTTTGATCTCAATCAACTGCGCGCCGTGGTCGCAGACCTCGTCGAGCGACGGAACTCTCAGACGGCGCCGGTCGGATAG